A window of uncultured Methanoregula sp. genomic DNA:
CCAGCCAGCCGCCGGATTGCCGGGCAAGGTCCGCGGCAGAGAGAACGGAGGCCGGGGTGATGCTGCTCCGCGAGATCCAGCTCTTCTCCGGGTACCGGTAGGTTCCTGAGGAGGTATGAAGAACTCCCGGCCCGGGAAGGAGAAAGGCCAGGGCATGGGCGGTCGTTGTCTTTCCCCGGGAACCGGTTATCTCGATCATGGGGTCCGGGATATCCGGACCCAGGAGCTCGCGGACCATCGCGTGATGGGAAATAACCGGGACATTTCTGTTTTTGAGCAGGATATGATCCGGATCGAGATGGACCGGCGCGGTGATCAGATCATAGGAGCGCGAACGTGCGGTCTTTACACTGACAGGCCCGGCCTCCCGGTACACGTCAACCGTATCAACATCATCGAGACGGGCAGTCAGCGCCCGCCCGATTGCATCCCCGCCATGGATCGTGTCCAGAACCAGGATGTGCATAAAAAAAGATCAGATGAGGGTGAGTGCCTTTGCTGCGTTTTTCACCATCAGGTCTGCAAGCAGGGGATCGCTGCCGATAGGTTCGGCATAGACAAGGGGAATGCTCTTCCCGTTCAGGGCAAAACTGCCCTTCTTTACACCCTCGGGAAGGCCGATCTCGCCGGGGATGTCCTTCTCGATGTGGACGCCTTTTGCAAGAAAGAGGGGCACGACAACGAGCGCATCGATCTTTTCCTGCCGGAACGCTTCGAGCGAATCCTTGATGGATGGCTTGTTCATGTTCATGAAACCGCACTTTACCACGTAATCCGGATTCTTTTCCTTGATGAATACGGCGGTCTTCTCGACAAGTTCCTGGTTGTAGGGCATCGTGCTGCCATGCCCTACGAGTAACATTCCCTTCTTACTCATTGTGTAGACTCCAGATGATCGTATGACGGGGTTTTTTTGAAATCCCCCACCGGAATAGTTTCGATTTTCCGTATGCCAAAATGCGGGCATGAGAAAATACTACGTATGAAAATATACGTACAATCGTAATAACTTTCTTGTTTGTTCCGCTACGGCGGATAATGGCAGGGGAAGATAAGCCCGGTTTTTTATGGAAGTCATCGGATCAGGTTTTTTTTCAGGCAGGACAAAATTTCCGGGAATCCGATCGCATGTCGTCATTTTTTATTTTTATTATTAAACGTTTTTATTATAAATTATAAATAAGTATGAGCGATAGTAGACCAAACGCTCTTCTCAAACAAGCATTCCCGATCTGTTCAACGTCCGGATAAAATCCGCTCCACCAGGTTGCTGAATTGCGTTCGCAGAAGGATGCGGAAAAAACCGGCCCATGGAGACCGGAATCCCCGGCAACACCATCTCATTTTTTCTTCCGGGCCCGGATGCAACGAGAAAAAACCGGAAAT
This region includes:
- the cfbA gene encoding sirohydrochlorin nickelochelatase; the encoded protein is MSKKGMLLVGHGSTMPYNQELVEKTAVFIKEKNPDYVVKCGFMNMNKPSIKDSLEAFRQEKIDALVVVPLFLAKGVHIEKDIPGEIGLPEGVKKGSFALNGKSIPLVYAEPIGSDPLLADLMVKNAAKALTLI